In the Alkalibacter saccharofermentans DSM 14828 genome, one interval contains:
- the rpsR gene encoding 30S ribosomal protein S18, whose product MAKPFRRSRKKVCNFCESKSGAIDYKDLKTLSKYVSERGKILPRRVTGNCAKHQRELTVAIKRARSIALLPYTAE is encoded by the coding sequence ATGGCTAAACCTTTCAGAAGAAGCAGAAAAAAAGTTTGCAACTTTTGCGAAAGCAAATCTGGAGCTATAGATTACAAGGATCTTAAGACATTGAGCAAATACGTGTCAGAAAGAGGAAAGATCCTTCCAAGAAGGGTAACCGGAAATTGTGCTAAACACCAAAGAGAATTAACGGTTGCTATCAAAAGGGCAAGAAGCATCGCTTTGTTGCCGTATACAGCTGAATAA